In Arachis hypogaea cultivar Tifrunner chromosome 7, arahy.Tifrunner.gnm2.J5K5, whole genome shotgun sequence, the genomic window aaaaagtagggacacaggagactgaaatttttagagatggagacgaaactttaataacattttatacctaaaatattttcatttcaattaattaattccaattttaccctttgtgcaaattaaattagagtttcattcttgtttcaattcctgtctcccattttacaccaaacagaatactgagatttgtttcaatccctgtctcttagtctcaggCTCTCAGTTTCAGTATTTctatctctgtctctccaccaaacgctaccaaaGAGACATATtcacaaagatccacaaaatttgTATTGTCTTTGGTGATACTGGACAAGACACACCTGTATAAACTAAATATCAAATTTACCCTTATATTATTACGAATGCTTCATCATTACGACTATATCCACCATTACTTTCCAGTTTTTACTATCACCATCCTTCAATATCAATCTAAATTATTTCCAACAAGAACTTTTTCAATAATCAATTTAACCATTTTTTCAATTTAACCATTTTGAAAAACAAACTTTTtccaagaaaattttttttttcacgttgtaACAATCtcctcttatttttcaaatttaaaaaacaaatctaAAAAAACAGATATGAAAAACTTTGAATCACGCAGAGAGAAGAGTGAGAAAGGGAGGACGAATGTGGAGTAGAAGGCAGAGAGAAAAATGAGAAAGGGAAGACGATGATGGAGAAGAGGCGGAAAAAGGAGTGAGAAAGGGAGAACAAAGGTAGAGCAGAGGCGGAGAAAGGAGTAAGGAGGGGATGATGAATGTAGAGTAGACGCAGAGAGAAGAGTGAGAagaggaagacaaagagaggAGGGTGCGGCGACAGTGGGGATAGCAGTGGCAAAGAAAAAGACAACagcaaagagaaaaagagaaaaaaatgagagaaaaggAGGATGGTAgaatttgaatagaaaataaaaaagagaagaaaaaagatgGATTAAGACCAGGGATAAGAatgtcattttaaaaaattactaaaaattaaagAGTAAATATTTGTGTCTTATTCAATGTGTCTCAGTGTCTCATTATTTTGAAGAACACCAAATACatgtattttaattatgtttgtgtgtCACTATGTCTttcaaaattttgtgttttagcAAACAAACAGTTAATGTGTATCACCGTATCTATATATTAGTGTCTGTATCCCATCAAATAAACGTAGCCATAAGTAATGATCTTTGTATTTTTTGTTATGTATTGTAAGAATCCTTTCTCAACATCAATAGAGTTATTTGTCTATTGTTAGTATTAGAGGTGACAGCAAAGGTGGAAACGGATTAGGATATTGGTTAAGTGCGTTGGATCGGTCTAATTTGTGAACCTTGATTCTAGTCCCAAAAAAAatctgacaaaaaaaatataaagaaaaattaaaaatccaaaaaaaatacaaagaaacaTATTTCAGAATAATTTATTGGTAGTGTTACAATATTTTAATGTATAGTGTTAACGTAATTTATTTACAGttatatttgtttattttcataataataaatattaataaaattaaaaaattaacaataatatttaaaagtagtTAAAATAATATCGACAATAACAATAAATTCATAATAATGTTTgaagataataataatagtagtaagaGTAAtataccaaaaataataataactataataAATTACCAACAACTATTATTACTGAGTTATAGTTTAATGTAGGACttagaatataaaaataattgtttatataatttatagtatTAGAATATACATGTTATGATTTAGAATGCATGGTTTAAATATTTGAGCTTTAATATGTTGTCATTTAGGGTTGTTTGACAATAAAACCACTGGCACCAACATTCAAAATCCATAACGAAACTCTAAACTAAACTCACATAACATTCCCGTCTCATAATGTCACGGTGTTTAAAGAACCCAGTTCTAATTCAATGCCCACTATGGCAAAAAACAACCAAAAAAGCCCAAATACCCCTGGCCCAATATCTTCTACTCaggctaaactaaactaattaacatAGTGTAGCAAAAGCCAAGGTGTGCCAGTAGCAAACAGGATATgctttatattaatatttgtcATGAAACAATATTTATTTAGACATTTGTCAAAATCCTAACGTGACAGCAATAATACATTTAATCTCTAAGGTAGTAAGGTATTGCATCACCTTTGAATTCTGTTCTGTATACAGATTACCTAGCTGGAAGTATGAGCATTTCAGGAATCAGAGCGCATGTGTTCTACTGATCCATTTTGATCCTTACCATCTCCACGTGCTAATATGATTATCTAACACATTATCTTTGTTACAAGGATGAACGTAGTCTAGTACTACTTCATTAGGTAATTGCTTTTAGTATTAGCTATCTATGAAACCAATCCCTTCTACTTTTGTTAATTTGATAGATATGTGGATCTCAATGAATAGCATTACAAGTGACCAAGAAGGAACAAATTACAAAGAACTTTCATTTCGCATTTACGGAGTAGTGCTATGCTATCAATTTTGTCCTTGAAATGGGCAAATATACTTCCATTATACTAGAACATAGTCCAAATGTGTTTGATCAGCTTTAACGAGATTTTTCtcaaaattgaatgaaattaggAAATCCAATAAATCTGATATCTTTTCTCTgcatcttttcttcttgtttgcaTAAAGCCTTGTGTTGATTTTCACTTTTGCATTCTTGGTTACCTCAACAAGAAAATTGCAGTCTGGTGATAAGCTTGCCAAGAAACCCAATAGATGCGACAGAGGCAATTGCTGGTTATGTCTGTCTCCGATTACAAAATCTTTCTttcagaatttttatttttctctataaCTTTCTAATAACTTAACATAGTTTTGTATTGCGGATGAAATCTGgtaaaaaaacaaaattgaaaagtCGATTCCATCTAGGATGTAAAAAAGTGAAATGTATTtcattatttgatatataaagTGGAAAGAAACTTCTCAACATACTGAATTCATTGACAGGGTTGGAGCCTTGGAGGAAATGCAACTTCTGATCTTCTATCTTGTTTGAATCTGAGTGATTGGATCACACATTCACTCTATTGACACAACAAGGTACCTATATGCTCTTCTCCTTTGTCTCACACTGAAGAACTTGCATGGGACCGGTTCAAGATCTTTACAGACAGCATTGGCATAAAAGGAAATGTGGTTGCTGATGAAGAAGACTTATCTTGAATTGAGGTTTTTAATGAATGAATTCTCATCTTTATTCGCCAATAATGTAACATTTTCATCCAGATTATTCACAAATAGGGTATGCTTTCTCTTGATAAATTGTTaggttttgttttttctttttcgtcaGGCTTTTGTAGTAAGCTCAAATAAACGAGTACATAGACTTCTTTCTTCTATCATTTCACTCACATTCTTAATGGATGAATAGCCTTTATTTCAGTGACCTAATCAAATCATGTGCATTATATTTACTTGGTTTCTGACATCTTAATCTTGTTTTGGACATTGCATATTATTGAAAAATCAAGTAAAAACACGAATTCGATTCAAACTGAATACAACTCATTTGATTTGTGTGCATCAATGAAGAAAATGGGAAGAATCTtctgtctttttcttttcttcagaaTCTCCCATCTTAAAGTTTATATCATTGCACCAAATTCTTAGATCTCACACTTGTAAACCCACCCATTATTGTGAATTAAGCTTAATTTCGAATGTATCACATCTGCCACAGTTTTCGGTATGCTTTGTTTAAAACTTAAGCTAGGTAACACTATTTTCCTTCCTCTTTCCATATACTCTTTCGGAGCTTGAGGTTCCTGACAATTTTACATTAGAGAAATTTATTTCCTTAACATAAAGTTCACGTTCCTCGACGGATAATCAGATATTCACATTCAAGCAGCACCGGCGTTTGAGGGTCTTACTATATAACGGTCATTGATGTCGCTCACTCTCAGCtcgaaataataaataattagttaactaaaaatgATAATATAATGAAAGTTAGGTCTTTTTGGTAGACAGTTAGAAATTCATTTGATAATTGATACGGAATTAAAACATTcgaacaatttttaaaaaaaattccaaacatatgtATTATGTAACCCTGTCAGACCTTTAAACTTTGATTATCAATACCTCTATGCAGTGAAAATttacaaaactgcaagtttcaacTCATTCTAAATCAAGATACATAAATTCACGAAGTTACAAGTTTCAGTCAGCTAATTCTAAATCTTCAAGATACACCAATTACAATTGTTTTGGCAAGAAATATATATTCTTTCCAgagtacaatgtgtacaatggaagtttaggaagtattagagatatgatcattagtgttacattgtcctgtcaagttacgcttttgggatgagtgagtTCATggcatggtattagagttctagatctgAAAGGTCAAGGGTtcgtgatgttcattttattcatggaACAAAGGTTtaacccattgtacacattgtacatttaagccattggctccctagcactacccttaaaaaaaaagggtaaaatttCAGTACCACTACTAAGACCCTAACCTCTgaagagcttcttgagctttacgCAACTGTGGCTCCGCCTTCAGAGCCTCCATGTAAGCCTCAATAGCTTCTTtctccattttctttccttcaTAGTACTTTCCCAACAGAAACAACGCCTTCGCGTTCTTCGGGCTAATCCTCAGGGCCTCCTGCAGATCCGCCATCGCGGGATCAGCCCGCCCTCGCTGGCCCGGGCCCATCGTCATCCTCAGCTCGGCCCGCTTCACCAGCGCGTCGGCCCTCTCGCCGTCACTGAGCGACCGGGCCAAGGCGGGGGACAACGCGGCGTCGAGGGAATCGATCGCGGCGGCGCTGAGGCCGCGGAGGTCGAGGGCGAGAGCGATGAGGAGATGGGCGGCGGCGTCGGTAGGGTCGAGAGCGATGGCCTGGCGGGCCTCGTCCTGGGCCTGTTTGGCGAGGGAGGAGGCTGAGGATCGGGAAGGGGATGCCCGGGCCTTGGCGAGGATCTGGGCCCCGCGGACAAAGTGGTGATTGGCCTGGACGTGGGCCTGGTTGCGGTTTCGGAGAGTGGAGAAAAGCTTCTTTGGGGCGTCGTGAATGAAGTAGAAGGAGAAGGCCATAAGGACGACGAGAAGGATCTGTAAAACGACGTCGTTGACGGATGAGTCTTTGTTGCTGTCCATTAGCCTGAGCCCTGAAGCCTGAAGCGTGGATTTGGGATGGAAAAGGGGGTGGGGGGTTTCCTAGTTTCCTTTGACTTGAAAAAGTGGTTTTAGTTTTACACTTGGCTACACCATATTTCATTGGCTTTCTCCTTTTTCTCGATCCCCCTTCTGTATTATAAAGTGCAGTGTCCTATTATTTAGAACTTAGCAGTAATTTAGGACTTATAAATAAGACACTGAACTTGTAATTTTTATCTTAGGAAGGACTTGGATAAAAGCATTTAAATGTctctttataaaaatattttcaagtaattaaaatttaatatatataatttattaaaaatattatttttattaaaattaaattagataaattaatttgataaaaaatttaatatattatattttaaattagtctaaattaatatttttttataaaaaataactacaatatttctattataaaaaataactaaaatacttttattatatatatatatatatatatatatatataatcctaaattttaatcatttttttttgtgtcgttatagggttagaatttaggatttttaaaattaaaaaatatatataataaaaattttagttattttctataataaaattatCGTAgtcattttctattaaaaaaatattaatttagatcagtttAAGGTTTGGTTTACTGATTTTTCGactaaattaatttgtctgatgtaattttaacaaaaagaatatagtttaatcgattatatgtattaaattttagttaataaaaaatatctttaaaaaaagacgttttaagcatCTTTATCAAAGTGGCTCCCTTTATCTTAATTCACTAAGTTAGTTCAAAATTGTAATTTGTTGAATtgtgaaacaaaatataaaacctaattagtaaaatataaaaattataaaaaatttaatagcaaaaattaattttacaaataataaaataaaaagtaattatttaaattaatctctaaaatttttgaaatcgaATATTTTAGTCTCTTAAgttttaaaatacataaaataatcatCAACGTTTATTTCCGTTAGATAATACAGTCTCTTTTCGTTAGTCGATTGCTGACGTGGAACGTTAACTCACAAACATAACCGTTAAGTATTCACATGTGCATTTTGAACCAATGAGTCTCCATAGTAAAATGCAAAAGAGTcctcgaaaattttttaaaatctcaaaattttattaatagaaGTCTTCTATCGTCCACACTATACTTCTAATTGAAATCTACAAATTTAAATACCATGTTAAACTATACTCTCATCAGTAACAAATTCATGTCGATCATGACTTTCAACGAGAAAGAAACTAGTTCAGTCATATTTTCAACAACGAATTCAACTTTCAGCAACAAAATCAAAGTGCAGTGATGAATTACAGCaacaaaactgaaaaagaaagaacaaaaaatttGCTTTGAACTCACCAAATCGAAAATTTGCGCCAAAAAAGCTGACGGCGAGACTCAAAACAAGAAGCGACAATGACGACCAATCTCAGGACCAGCTGCTTCTGCTGCTGGCGAGCACGAACGCGAGAAGGCGTTCAAGTGATGAGACAGGGAGCGACGACGACGACCACTCCGAGAGCGACCCACTTCACTGAACCAGCTTGCCGGAGCAACCCGTGCTGAAGAATTATTAGAAGCAATTTAACTGCTCAATCTGAGCCAATTCTTCTTCAAGTTTTCAACGACATGTTTGTCTAAATGTGTTAGCATCTTCGTCATTGGCTCAGGCTTAGACCATCTGTGCTGTCTTGCCTTACTTCTCTGCTCTGACCGTTGTACTCCGCATCTAAGTTGTCTTTAGTGTTGGCTCCTCCGTTAAGATACACGAACCAAGAAAAAGGAAATCCAATTGCCTTATTACTAGCTACAATGGAgggaatataatttttttttttttggtcaagtggaTTGGACAGCCTCCAATTCTAAGCATTACACTCATGTATTACACACTCACATAACCCACTCACACACACTACATGGAGATACACACAAATGGTTCAATATTCCTCCACGAGAAATAATTTCAATTCGGATTAGAGTAGCTAGTGGGCTGGGGAATCATTGTTTATGGGCTTGGGTTTGGTTTCGGTTGGTTTTCCAAACCGAACacgttcaaatatatatatatatatatttctgtgTCCCTATTCATGTATAGTGTTAATATTAGCCCACAAGTTAGGTGAAAAACTGTTCACCTCATTGAACAAATCCATCCAAGTAAATAATGACCATATAAATTCAaaggattattattattgttaccaGCTAGTGTATTATTAATAATGTACAATAGTGAATAGTTAAAATTCCTATTTATAGTAATACTAATTGAAagttgaattctttttttttattgcatTAATCAAAGGCAtagcttcaaaatttaaaaccatcAAATCAGGGATAAGTATTCAACAACTGCATTAATTAATACAAGAGACGAGAAGAATACAAAAAGagattaaaaatatacaattaattcTATACATTCACAATTATTACCTTTAGGCATGTACACACTCTTCAGAGTCTATAGTTTGAGACTTTAGTGTGTCGCATGATAAGGGTAAACGGCATCACACTAGGTGTGACAGTTGAT contains:
- the LOC112701546 gene encoding uncharacterized protein, with the translated sequence MDSNKDSSVNDVVLQILLVVLMAFSFYFIHDAPKKLFSTLRNRNQAHVQANHHFVRGAQILAKARASPSRSSASSLAKQAQDEARQAIALDPTDAAAHLLIALALDLRGLSAAAIDSLDAALSPALARSLSDGERADALVKRAELRMTMGPGQRGRADPAMADLQEALRISPKNAKALFLLGKYYEGKKMEKEAIEAYMEALKAEPQLRKAQEALQRLGS